One segment of Anastrepha obliqua isolate idAnaObli1 chromosome 3, idAnaObli1_1.0, whole genome shotgun sequence DNA contains the following:
- the LOC129241132 gene encoding tyramine/octopamine receptor has protein sequence MPPTQQHALLLLNISNGMYATPKNYGTDVKLTSISNSINTVVTATVTATAFVTTSTSTARANDSKVETVDGCGTPAVAEKLYWSHFGIQLAVPEWEAILTTIILSIIIVLTIIGNILVILSVFTYKPLRIVQNFFIVSLAVADLTVALLVLPFNVAYSILGRWEFGIHVCKMWLTCDILCCTSSILNLCAIALDRYWAITDPINYAQKRTVGRVLLLITGVWILSLVISSPPLVGWNDWPDEFTSATPCELTSNRGYVIYSSLGSFFIPLVIMTLVYFEIYIATRRRLRERAKAAKINTIGMKSGDVEAPVMSNINARRESYAMSSLCLTILSCGKASSQSTSAVITSNDQDSISSETHGNNEALSRDNLQELEQRVVVAQRKKTRRAKIKDSIKHGKMRVRKKQQQKIDDESSGGKKTVSMDAIGTEQLLLMVAENKDLENCEISTGSNSDHKGASGGMGPVDVNNDENTSLKITPPQSSTGATSTVAMPLQKKPAGVYQFIEEKQRISLSKERRAARTLGIIMGVFVICWLPFFLMYVILPFCETCCPTNKFKNFITWLGYINSGLNPVIYTIFNLDYRRAFKRLLGFK, from the coding sequence ATGCCGCCAACTCAGCAACACGCATTGTTGTTGCTAAACATTTCCAATGGTATGTACGCAACACCGAAGAACTATGGCACCGATGTTAAGTTAACGAGCATTTCCAACTCAATCAACACAGTAGTAACAGCTACTGTTACAGCTACCGCTTTCGTGACTACCTCTACGTCTACAGCTAGAGCTAACGATAGCAAAGTGGAAACCGTCGATGGATGTGGCACTCCTGCAGTCGCTGAAAAGCTCTACTGGAGCCATTTTGGCATACAGTTGGCCGTTCCTGAGTGGGAAGCCATTCTCACTACAATAATACTCTCCATAATAATTGTGTTAACAATAATTGGAAACATTCTAGTCATTTTAAGCGTATTCACCTATAAACCTCTGCGAATAGTTCAAAACTTCTTTATTGTATCACTAGCAGTAGCAGATCTCACAGTTGCATTACTTGTATTGCCATTCAACGTAGCATACTCGATTCTTGGACGATGGGAATTCGGTATTCATGTTTGCAAGATGTGGCTAACATGTGATATTTTATGCTGTACTTCGTCAATACTTAATTTATGCGCAATTGCCCTTGATCGATACTGGGCCATAACCGACCCCATTAACTATGCCCAAAAGCGTACAGTTGGTCGAGTTTTACTATTAATAACCGGTGTATGGATTCTGTCTCTAGTAATCAGTTCGCCACCGCTTGTGGGCTGGAACGACTGGCCAGATGAATTTACGAGTGCTACACCTTGCGAATTAACGTCAAATCGTGGTTACGTGATATACTCATCATTGGGATCATTCTTCATTCCCTTAGTAATAATGACTCTCGTATACTTCGAAATCTATATTGCAACAAGACGGCGATTACGGGAGCGAGCCAAAGCTGCGAAAATAAACACCATCGGAATGAAAAGTGGTGATGTGGAGGCACCGGTCATGAGCAACATCAATGCAAGGCGAGAAAGTTATGCTATGAGTTCTCTATGTTTGACCATATTGAGTTGTGGTAAGGCCTCATCTCAATCAACGTCTGCAGTTATAACATCAAATGATCAGGACTCCATCAGCAGTGAGACACATGGTAATAACGAAGCGCTGAGTAGGGATAATCTACAAGAATTGGAACAGCGCGTAGTGGTGGCGCAACGAAAGAAAACTCGTCGTGCGAAAATAAAAGACTCTATTAAGCACGGCAAAATGCGAGTGCGGAAGAAACAGCAGCAAAAAATTGATGATGAATCGAGTGGTGGAAAAAAAACCGTCTCTATGGATGCAATTGGGACAGAGCAATTACTGCTCATGGTGGCCGAAAATAAAGACTTGGAAAATTGCGAAATTTCTACTGGTAGTAACAGTGATCATAAAGGAGCCTCAGGAGGAATGGGACCAGTCGATGTGAACAATGACGAAAACACTTCATTAAAAATAACACCACCACAATCATCGACAGGCGCCACATCGACTGTGGCTATGCCACTACAAAAAAAACCTGCCGGTGTATACCAGTTCATAGAGGAAAAACAGAGGATATCATTGTCTAAGGAACGCCGAGCTGCACGCACTTTGGGCATTATAATGGGAGTGTTTGTTATCTGTTGGCTTCCTTTCTTCCTTATGTACGTTATCCTGCCCTTCTGTGAAACTTGCTGCCCCACGAATAAATTCAAGAACTTTATTACCTGGCTGGGCTACATAAATTCAGGGTTAAATCCTGTCATTTACACAATATTTAATTTGGACTACAGGCGAGCGTTCAAAAGACTTCTCGGATTTAAGTGA
- the LOC129242214 gene encoding uncharacterized protein LOC129242214 → MPSDNDSDIVLRRSLSNAPKKWKRIRAISSSDESTDTVKVNSEPLQMEEINMKSRKRSRNQLNYAQNIRKMKRNSGEEYETKKSKLVSGKLFEHKDCRCSKQYTCQKCDSLKLKIEASSNEDEKLHLMEIRDSHLISAEQARKSLTDDIQKAKDNPSEYYAFTFDLQKALAYPKLSVSVAYYKRNIKLVADNESE, encoded by the exons atgccTTCAGATAACGATTCAG ACATTGTACTGCGAAGAAGTTTAAGTAATGCTCCCAAGAAATGGAAACGAATAAGAGCAATATCGTCTTCAGATGAATCAACTGATACTGTGAAAGTGAATTCGGAACCCCTACAAATGGAAGAAATCAACATGAAATCAAGAAAGAGGAGCCGAAATCAACTTAATTAtgcacaaaatataagaaaaatgaagagaaatagTGGAGaggaatatgaaacaaaaaagtctaAGCTTGTGAGTGGTAAACTTTTCGAACATAAAGATTGCCGTTGTTCCAAACAAT ACACTTGCCAAAAGTGTGAttcactaaaactaaaaatagaagCATCCAGTAACGAAGACGAGAAGTTGCATCTTATGGAAATTCGTGATTCACATCTTATCAGTGCCGAACAGGCCAGAAAAAGTTTAACAGATGacatacaaaaagcaaaagatAACCCGAGTGAATATTACGCTTTCACATTTGATTTACAGAAAGCACTTGCGTATCCAAAACTTTCTGTTTCGGTAGCTTATTATAAGCgcaacat AAAGTTGGTTGCTGACAATGAGTCGGAATGA
- the LOC129241791 gene encoding uncharacterized protein LOC129241791 isoform X2: MLKFLITFGAGIYTGIYISQNYEVPRVDEPGKLVDKIKEFADEHRKNSFAHKNTQNVPR; this comes from the exons ATGTTGAAATTTTTG ATAACTTTTGGTGCGGGTATATATACCGGAATATACATAAGTCAAAATTATGag GTTCCTCGTGTTGATGAGCCTGGCAAGCTGGtggataaaataaaagaatttgccGACGAACAccgaaaaaa CTCTTTCGCCCATAAAAAT ACGCAAAATGTGCCCAGATAA
- the LOC129241791 gene encoding uncharacterized protein LOC129241791 isoform X1: MYLCSTIVMLILISITFGAGIYTGIYISQNYEVPRVDEPGKLVDKIKEFADEHRKNSFAHKNTQNVPR; this comes from the exons atgtatttgtgctCGACTATAGTGATGCTCATTTTAATATCA ATAACTTTTGGTGCGGGTATATATACCGGAATATACATAAGTCAAAATTATGag GTTCCTCGTGTTGATGAGCCTGGCAAGCTGGtggataaaataaaagaatttgccGACGAACAccgaaaaaa CTCTTTCGCCCATAAAAAT ACGCAAAATGTGCCCAGATAA
- the LOC129241365 gene encoding uncharacterized protein LOC129241365 isoform X1 — MFNLLCNAYYVLIIFHRLHRYAAPGSLQMLQLLNLNDDCLYSICAFLELDDQLSMKNACRRLDLVVKLLWRYQCKILSITYTQMMTFKEEGKQNFVDLMTCVCDSLEELSIANIESAQLRWVAHLRFPKLNFLECNISHNENGANDDDVRFVTQMCPYITKLVLMSSTTGKYIVNLHLLTELDLSCCNYLDTAYLAEICQTLKLRKLSLLYYGYNTLLDDGLSSIANCHTLEELKIDDHHLLLFIDELLGMPRMRKIVCYTRDYDVFLMGKLAQAHGVRIHTLIFNSVLWSNDRHVAYIRLMPNLQRFILQDDDIEDEQLEILAQCLNQLREFHFSSSRLESDNGILDIVKRCKKLEVLNLTKSNISGNFLQKIDAVLSETKRDGPLKLYCGETAIANELILENEQLLVTIEEPLLKLPCGRCFQCEW, encoded by the exons ATGTTCAATTTATTGTGTAACGCCTATTatgtattaattatttttcacagATTACACAGATACGCAGCTCCTGGATCGttacaa ATGTTGCAGCTCCTGAATTTGAATGATGACTGCCTCTATAGTATTTGTGCGTTCCTTGAACTGGATGACCAGTTATCAATGAAAAACGCGTGTAGGCGTCTGGATTTGGTAGTAAAGTTGTTATGGCGTTATCAATGTAAAATACTTTCAATAACATACACCCAAATGATGACATTCAAAGAAGAgggaaagcagaattttgttgatCTGATGACTTGTGTTTGTGACTCTTTGGAAGAGCTAAGCATCGCCAATATCGAAAGCGCGCAACTAAGATGGGTTGCTCACTTAAGATTTCCTAagctaaattttttagaatGTAATATTTCTCACAACGAGAATGGGGCCAATGATGACGACGTTCGTTTTGTTACGCAAATGTGTCCTTATATTACTAAATTGGTGCTAATGAGTAGTACAACAGGCAAATACATAGTGAACTTGCACCTGCTCACTGAGTTAGATCTGAGTTGTTGCAATTATCTGGATACAGCTTATTTGGCGGAAATCTGCCAAACTTTGAAATTGCGAAAACTTTCCTTACTTTATTATGGCTACAACACGTTGCTAGATGATGGATTGTCCTCGATCGCTAATTGTCATACGCTCGAAGAGCTGAAGATCGACGATCACCACCTATTGCTCTTCATCGATGAACTGCTGGGAATGCCACGCATGCGTAAGATCGTTTGCTATACACGTGATTATGACGTCTTCTTAATGGGAAAATTGGCTCAGGCGCACGGCGTACGCATACACACACTTATTTTTAACAGTGTTCTTTGGTCAAACGATCGCCATGTCGCATATATACGGCTGATGCCAAATTTGCAACGATTCATACTGCAGGATGATGACATTGAGGACGAACAGCTCGAAATTTTGGCCCAGTGCTTGAATCAACTCCGAGAATTCCATTTCAGCAGCAGCCGCCTAGAAAGTGATAATGGAATTTTGGACATTGTGAAGCGGTGCAAAAAGTTAGAAGtactaaatttaacaaaatcgaATATTAGTGGGAACTTTTTGCAGAAAATAGATGCTGTTCTGAGTGAGACAAAGCGAGATGGTCCTTTGAAATTGTATTGCGGCGAGACAGCGATTGCTAATGAACTCATCTTAGAG AATGAGCAGTTACTTGTTACGATTGAGGAACCACTTTTGAAGTTGCCTTGTGGACGTTGCTTCCAATGCGAATGGTAA
- the LOC129241364 gene encoding uncharacterized protein LOC129241364, whose protein sequence is MDNLDDDCLVSIFKHVTDIRDQVHIARVCSRFGEIFIGIWRRQNTYRTLNLSEWRNWLPDAQDFSYFFQATRDGLMSIVVVDETLNTFLVDMRYFLNATGNKADSERNRLSLRGVRHFVDAEKSMDTMITDSDMKILAQTFPNLKSLDIKEPLSGQHLADFLQLEELYLYVPSNTHFEIENAHFEEICLRLKNLRILDVRRYDGKSCLDLKPVLNCNNLATLKVNLNPLKNILSEVLRLPKLVCLNVMLDFEIDIGSIQNVDTHDFKIYETVEFRDILKTQKERINGIAIDLYYFPMDSNLDLDLALWQGGKKLKKFCLCNCEFNPDELINYLSTMNCLEILCCRHWEQLENKHVVHFVERCPQLEHLDISYCPNINGKLLYQILDVLKMQDKEYPLHLYYLRSGLEHEVEKMVNKYDPMIWRLVKLSTEFPPGSEKGLSYVYRGYEFDFICNDM, encoded by the coding sequence ATGGATAATTTAGATGATGATTGCTTGGTGAGTATTTTTAAGCATGTTACAGACATCCGTGATCAGGTACACATTGCGCGAGTTTGTTCGCGTTTTGGAGAGATTTTCATAGGCATTTGGCGCCGTCAGAATACCTACCGGACTCTCAATTTATCAGAATGGCGTAATTGGCTGCCAGACGCACAGGATTTCTCATATTTCTTTCAAGCAACACGCGATGGCTTGATGTCAATAGTCGTCGTTGATGAaactttaaatacatttttggttGATATGCGGTATTTTTTGAATGCAACTGGGAATAAAGCTGATAGTGAACGTAACCGTCTCTCTCTGAGAGGGGTACGACATTTTGTAGATGCAGAAAAATCTATGGATACCATGATTACAGATAGCGATatgaaaattttagcacaaacaTTTCCAAATCTAAAATCACTGGATATAAAGGAACCCCTAAGTGGACAGCATCTTGCCGATTTTTTACAACTAGAGGAATTGTATTTATACGTGCCATCGAACACTCACTTCGAGATTGAAAATGCCCATTTTGAGGAGATATGCCTGCGGTTAAAAAATTTGCGAATATTAGATGTACGCAGATATGACGGAAAGAGTTGCCTTGATTTGAAACCTGTGTTAAACTGTAACAACTTGGCTACGCTCAAAGTTAATTTAAATCCACTTAAAAATATCCTTTCAGAAGTATTGCGGCTACCGAAATTGGTTTGTCTTAATGTAATGCTGGATTTTGAAATCGATATTGGAAGCATACAGAACGTAGATACGCATGATTTCAAAATATACGAAACAGTTGAATTTCGTGATATATTAAAAACTCAGAAGGAGCGTATAAACGGTATAGCAATAGATCTTTACTATTTTCCAATGGAttccaatttggatttagatttAGCTCTGTGGCAAGGTgggaagaaattgaaaaaattttgcctTTGTAACTGTGAATTTAATCCGGATGAACTGATAAATTACTTAAGCACGATGAACTGCTTGGAAATTCTATGCTGTCGCCATTGGGAACAATTGGAAAACAAACATGTAGTACATTTCGTTGAGCGATGTCCACAATTGGAACATTTGGACATTAGTTACTGTCCTAACATCAATGGAAAGTTACTTTATCAAATACTGGACGTACTCAAAATGCAGGATAAGGAATATCCATTGCATCTCTATTATCTGAGAAGTGGCCTCGAACATGAAGTGGAAAAAATGGTGAATAAGTATGACCCGATGATTTGGCGTTTAGTGAAATTATCCACGGAATTTCCGCCCGGTTCGGAAAAGGGATTGAGTTATGTGTATCGAGGTTATGAGTTTGATTTCATTTGCAATGATATGTGA
- the LOC129241365 gene encoding uncharacterized protein LOC129241365 isoform X2 produces MLQLLNLNDDCLYSICAFLELDDQLSMKNACRRLDLVVKLLWRYQCKILSITYTQMMTFKEEGKQNFVDLMTCVCDSLEELSIANIESAQLRWVAHLRFPKLNFLECNISHNENGANDDDVRFVTQMCPYITKLVLMSSTTGKYIVNLHLLTELDLSCCNYLDTAYLAEICQTLKLRKLSLLYYGYNTLLDDGLSSIANCHTLEELKIDDHHLLLFIDELLGMPRMRKIVCYTRDYDVFLMGKLAQAHGVRIHTLIFNSVLWSNDRHVAYIRLMPNLQRFILQDDDIEDEQLEILAQCLNQLREFHFSSSRLESDNGILDIVKRCKKLEVLNLTKSNISGNFLQKIDAVLSETKRDGPLKLYCGETAIANELILENEQLLVTIEEPLLKLPCGRCFQCEW; encoded by the exons ATGTTGCAGCTCCTGAATTTGAATGATGACTGCCTCTATAGTATTTGTGCGTTCCTTGAACTGGATGACCAGTTATCAATGAAAAACGCGTGTAGGCGTCTGGATTTGGTAGTAAAGTTGTTATGGCGTTATCAATGTAAAATACTTTCAATAACATACACCCAAATGATGACATTCAAAGAAGAgggaaagcagaattttgttgatCTGATGACTTGTGTTTGTGACTCTTTGGAAGAGCTAAGCATCGCCAATATCGAAAGCGCGCAACTAAGATGGGTTGCTCACTTAAGATTTCCTAagctaaattttttagaatGTAATATTTCTCACAACGAGAATGGGGCCAATGATGACGACGTTCGTTTTGTTACGCAAATGTGTCCTTATATTACTAAATTGGTGCTAATGAGTAGTACAACAGGCAAATACATAGTGAACTTGCACCTGCTCACTGAGTTAGATCTGAGTTGTTGCAATTATCTGGATACAGCTTATTTGGCGGAAATCTGCCAAACTTTGAAATTGCGAAAACTTTCCTTACTTTATTATGGCTACAACACGTTGCTAGATGATGGATTGTCCTCGATCGCTAATTGTCATACGCTCGAAGAGCTGAAGATCGACGATCACCACCTATTGCTCTTCATCGATGAACTGCTGGGAATGCCACGCATGCGTAAGATCGTTTGCTATACACGTGATTATGACGTCTTCTTAATGGGAAAATTGGCTCAGGCGCACGGCGTACGCATACACACACTTATTTTTAACAGTGTTCTTTGGTCAAACGATCGCCATGTCGCATATATACGGCTGATGCCAAATTTGCAACGATTCATACTGCAGGATGATGACATTGAGGACGAACAGCTCGAAATTTTGGCCCAGTGCTTGAATCAACTCCGAGAATTCCATTTCAGCAGCAGCCGCCTAGAAAGTGATAATGGAATTTTGGACATTGTGAAGCGGTGCAAAAAGTTAGAAGtactaaatttaacaaaatcgaATATTAGTGGGAACTTTTTGCAGAAAATAGATGCTGTTCTGAGTGAGACAAAGCGAGATGGTCCTTTGAAATTGTATTGCGGCGAGACAGCGATTGCTAATGAACTCATCTTAGAG AATGAGCAGTTACTTGTTACGATTGAGGAACCACTTTTGAAGTTGCCTTGTGGACGTTGCTTCCAATGCGAATGGTAA
- the LOC129241661 gene encoding protein O-mannosyltransferase 1, with product MTSYASTVQRRKTTTSTSKVSTKPKSKHAAVSTDSAAVNSNAATTRTITATIINSTTNGSNNPSTIAATSPNERLQQYSLGDILVGIMRRGTKKQPTASNGNNYISPKTTNNTTSALVLRATTSTLCNGSIACCRDVNCRLNALSEHFSALAQHQQHQNMQRASVASNALLSSCTPHSQSSRRSRSSTAASLRQSASDAALNLPSVQAAAAVTALRDSSPDSGVGSDAVTTKIHHASVKSSAPDSVLSAPERPFTVSLQLDLCTWLLFVLSLCTRFYKLSMPRHVVFDEIHYGKYISFYMRNIFFFDQHPPLGKQLIAAVAHAASGYDGNYTFQHIGAEYSENVPIFWLRFVPALCGSALAPIVYKLLLAARLSEWFAFLGGLLVILDNALLTQSRFILMESMLLFFATSGLYYMLRFQGGRFGSPLWLVSGLAAVSCFTFAASVKYAGFLTYGLAIYLSCRFLWDKLYDYTLSNLHIILQTLSRIILFTVVPLALYVSIFYIHLQTLYRAGPHDSAMTSAFQASLDGGLASITKGQPVKVVHGSQITLRHTHGRTCWLHSHAHVYPVRYPDKRGSSHQQQVTCYSFKDVNNWWIVKRPKREDLVVGDELDVIRHGDIIQLVHGITSRGLNSHDVAAPMTPQCQEVSCYIDYEIKMPGELLWRVEILNRDTEGPIWHAIKSEVRLIHHTTGAALRYSGRQLPEWGFNQHEVVADRIVEHKDVIWNVEEHRYTKTQDQRERERQLLKAEMIPTKKIKLSFLSKFFELQTKMIWNTKQVNSHMYSSSPLEWPLLDKGIAYWVDSKTNSQIHLLGNVIIWYTGTAALLFYIALNVFYVLRRRRLHFDLPESEWKRFREVGDIFLVGYLMHYLPYFTVDRALFLHNYLPAFLFKLLLLCYVLEHIDYLLRLRCYSDTDASGQGVLHQKWIWLARSYRLGIIVWFMSVVWVFFKFLPLTYGIQKITAREVISLRWKDTWDFILQRQHILK from the exons ATGACCAGCTATGCTAGCACCGTGCAGCGTCGCAAAACAACTACATCAACCTCTAAAGTATCAACAAAACCTAAATCAAAGCATGCTGCTGTAAGCACAGACTCAGCCGCCGTTAACTCTAATGCCGCCACTACAAGAACAATAACTGCCACAATTATAAATTCTACAACAAACGGCTCAAACAATCCATCAACGATAGCGGCCACTTCTCCAAACGAAAGACTTCAACAGTATTCGTTAGGCGACATACTTGTTGGAATTATGCGGAGAGGAACGAAGAAGCAGCCCACCGCTAGCAACGGCAACAACTACATATCTCCTAAAACAACCAATAACACCACCTCTGCCCTAGTTCTGCGCGCCACCACTTCCACACTATGCAATGGCAGCATAGCTTGTTGCCGCGATGTGAACTGCCGTCTGAATGCGCTGAGCGAGCATTTTAGCGCGCTTGCGCAACACCAGCAGCATCAAAATATGCAGCGCGCATCAGTTGCTTCAAACGCGTTGTTATCGTCTTGTACGCCCCACTCGCAGAGCAGTCGTCGCAGCCGAAGTTCTACTGCTGCCAGTTTGAGACAGAGCGCATCAGACGCAGCGCTTAACCTGCCTTCTGTGCAAGCAGCAGCAGCTGTAACGGCTTTACGTGACAGTTCGCCCGATTCAGGTGTCGGTAGCGATGCTGTAACGACAAAGATTCACCATGCCAGTGTGAAATCCTCGGCCCCAGATTCCGTTTTGTCTGCGCCAGAACGGCCCTTCACCGTAAGCCTGCAACTGGACTTGTGTACGTGGCTTCTATTTGTTTTGTCACTTTGCACACGCTTCTATAAGCTTTCAATGCCGCGGCATGTCGT CTTTGACGAGATTCATTACGGCAAGTACATATCCTTTTACATGCGAAACATTTTCTTCTTCGACCAACATCCGCCATTGGGCAAGCAGCTAATAGCCGCAGTTGCACATGCCGCCAGCGGCTACGATGGCAATTACACTTTTCAACACATTGGAGCGGAATATAGCGAAAATGTTCCAATATTTTGGCTACGTTTTGTCCCAGCGTTGTGTGGAAGTGCCTTAGCTCCTATTGTATACAAACTGCTTCTGGCCGCACGACTTTCGGAATGGTTTGCTTTCTTGGGAGGCCTACTTGTAATTTTAGACAATGCGTTACTCACGCAATCACGATTTATATTGATGGAGTCCATGCTTTTGTTCTTCGCTACCTCTGGTCTCTACTACATGTTGCGCTTCCAAGGTGGTCGTTTCGGAAGCCCTCTTTGGTTGGTGTCAGGGTTAGCTGCGGTCTCGTGCTTCACGTTCGCGGCGAGCGTAAAATATGCCGGATTCCTAACGTACGGTCTTGCCATCTATCTGTCTTGCCGATTCCTGTGGGATAAATTATACGATTATACGCTATCAA ATCTTCATATCATTTTGCAAACTCTTAGCCGCATAATTTTGTTCACCGTTGTGCCACTCGCCTTGTATGTAAGCATTTTCTATATCCATTTGCAGACATTGTATCGCGCTGGGCCGCATGATAGTGCTATGACTAGTGCCTTCCAGGCTTCTCTTGATGGCGGGCTGGCCTCCATCACCAAAGGTCAGCCGGTAAAAGTTGTCCACGGTTCACAGATAACTCTGCGTCACACTCATGGCCGCACTTGCTGGTTGCACTCACACGCTCACGTCTATCCAGTGCGTTATCCAGACAAGCGTGGTTCTTCGCATCAACAGCAAGTCACTTGCTACTCTTTCAAAGACGTAAACAATTGGTGGATTGTGAAGCGTCCGAAGCGCGAAGATTTGGTCGTCGGAGATGAATTGGATGTTATACGGCATGGAGATATTATTCAATTGGTGCATGGCATTACTAGTCGTGGACTGAACTCCCATGATGTAGCTGCACCCATGACCCCGCAATGTCAAGAGGTCTCATGCTACATCGACTATGAAATTAAGATGCCTGGTGAACTATTGTGGCGAGTGGAGATTTTAAATCGTGACACG GAAGGACCTATTTGGCATGCCATTAAATCAGAGGTGCGACTTATCCATCATACAACTGGCGCAGCATTGCGTTACAGTGGACGCCAGCTTCCCGAGTGGGGATTTAATCAACACGAAGTGGTGGCTGATCGGATTGTGGAACACAAGGATGTAATATGGAATGTAGAGGAGCATCGCTACACAAAAA CACAAGATCAACGAGAGCGTGAGCGGCAACTCCTTAAAGCCGAGATGATTCCCACGAAAAAGATAAAGCTAAGctttttatcgaaattttttgaattacaaACGAAAATGATTTGGAACACGAAACAGGTGAATTCGCACATGTATAGCTCCTCACCACTCGAATGGCCCTTGCTGGACAAAGGCATCGCCTACTGGGTTGATAGTAAGACGAACAGTCAGATACATTTGCTTGGTAATGTCATCATTTGGTACACTGGAACTGCAGCACTCCTGTTCTACATCGCACTAAACGTATTCTATGTGCTGCGCCGTCGCCGCCTGCACTTCGATCTTCCCGAAAGTGAATGGAAACGGTTCCGTGAAGTTGGCGATATATTCTTGGTTGGTTATCTTATGCACTACCTGCCCTATTTTACAGTGGATCGCGCACTATTTTTGCACAACTACCTGCCTGCCTTCCTCTTCAAACTTTTGCTATTGTGCTATGTTTTGGAACACATCGACTATCTGTTGCGGCTGCGCTGTTATTCTGATACCGACGCCTCTGGGCAAGGTGTTTTGCATCAGAAGTGGATTTGGTTAGCGCGTAGCTATAGGCTGGGTATTATAGTTTGGTTTATGTCCGTTGTGTGGGTATTTTTCAAGTTTCTACCGCTTACATACGGAATACAGAAAATTACTGCACGGGAAGTGATCAGCTTGCGATGGAAGGATACGTGGGACTTCATATTGCAACGACAGCATATACTCAAATAG